A genomic region of Oryza glaberrima chromosome 1, OglaRS2, whole genome shotgun sequence contains the following coding sequences:
- the LOC127785344 gene encoding LOW QUALITY PROTEIN: uncharacterized protein LOC127785344 (The sequence of the model RefSeq protein was modified relative to this genomic sequence to represent the inferred CDS: deleted 2 bases in 1 codon; substituted 1 base at 1 genomic stop codon): MEAVVRLIDVAHSKLQVLGTLFRRIHLGMPAAIAMDLFGDPATVGVSPTEILEEARREISLSGARHGKTMHVFARYVVAHLHVQQDDPGTHYQDAIRFIDKGAGEDRSITEPTTQPNSLLFFSFPMDFITVEREAKLRRPRDPSDHSTSCGGDDDSPISHLSDDVLVHVLGFLPTATDLMRACAVSRWWCRLGARVPLLRFLCIDRAFDRQETLDRFVAFINNVLTRRVAGQSDAGVEELTISLKSGMSSVDVAEVDAWIRYGMQHASNTFTLELNIPLRSGNNSNHRYLDDDDDNNGMILAELPSSPRLKSVMLSLSNARLRLPTAAAFDSLVDLSLENVRLEDNSIHLLNRLLSPACCPRLQRLRFNKLTVGRQIKTPRLRVFHMRYTSLIGKLTISAPRLEEFILPYTGRVSVINVEDMPCVRILEIDLWLLGGSQYGGYINKDRIRLLQCCRFLQFLTIRLVHACEIYLIPKFVMFSTPGLTQANXSFVQKDNGNAEVELMKDVPELPHVTSLSLRVIEMNEMYDIASVLCVIGRCKFLKHLELDIKMAHCEGPTEVSNQNQKDYHIISLEHLQEIKITCSYMRNHEVGLIKFLHTSAPALKKMRIAFISGFMCSQSLDIFFMRSRSLEILEKKCEEFLRSIALGKKGKWHSNKLIQITFQFFNS; the protein is encoded by the exons ATGGAAGCCGTTGTCAGGTTGATCGACGTCGCCCATAGCAAGCTTCAAGTGCTCGGAACTTTGTTTCGACGGATACACTTGGGCATGCCGGCGGCCATCGCAATGGACCTCTTCGGCGACCCGGCCACCGTAGGAGTCAGCCCCACCGAGATCCTCGAGGAGGCCCGCCGCGAGATCTCACTGAGCGGCGCTCGCCACGGGAAGACCATGCACGTCTTCGCTCGCTACGTCGTCGCGCACCTCCACGTCCAGCAAGATGACCCGGGCACCCACTACCAGGACGCCATCCGCTTCATCGATAAAGGCGCTGGAGAAG ATAGAAGCATTACTGAACCAACCACGCAACCGAATtcgttgctttttttttcttttcccatgGATTTCATCACGGTTGAGCGTGAGGCGAAACTTCGGCGGCCGCGAGATCCATCTGACCATAGTACCAGttgtggcggcgacgacgacagcccAATCAGCCATCTCAGCGACGATGTTCTCGTCCACGTCCTCGGCTTCCTGCCCACAGCCACCGATCTGATGCGCGCATGCGCGGTCTCGCGGTGGTGGTGCCGCCTCGGGGCGCGTGTCCctctcctccgcttcctctgCATCGACCGTGCGTTTGATCGGCAGGAGACACTCGATCGGTTCGTCGCTTTCATCAACAATGTTCTTACCCGGCGTGTAGCTGGCCAATCCGATGCCGGTGTCGAGGAGCTGACCATCTCCCTAAAATCTGGCATGTCGTCCGTCGACGTCGCCGAAGTCGATGCTTGGATTCGGTATGGTATGCAGCATGCGTCGAACACTTTCACCTTGGAACTTAATATTCCATTGAGGTCAGGCAACAACAGCAACCACCGctacctcgacgacgacgacgacaacaacgGCATGATCTTGGCTGAGCTTCCTAGCTCACCAAGATTGAAGAGCGTGATGTTGTCGTTAAGCAATGCTCGTCTCCGGCTCCCCACCGCCGCAGCGTTTGATTCTCTCGTGGATCTCTCGCTCGAGAATGTGCGGCTTGAGGACAACAGCATCCACCTCCTGAATCGCCTCTTGTCACCAGCATGCTGCCCGCGTTTGCAGAGGCTACGCTTCAATAAACTGACAGTGGGTCGACAG ATCAAGACTCCCAGGCTCCGTGTTTTCCACATGAGATACACCTCGCTCATAGGGAAGTTGACAATCTCCGCGCCGAGGCTAGAGGAGTTCATACTCCCCTACACGGGGAGGGTTTCCGTAATCAACGTCGAGGATATGCCGTGTGTCCGGATCCTCGAGATTGATCTGTGGTTACTAGGAGGATCTCAATATGGTGGCTACATAAACAAAGATAGGATTCGACTTCTACAGTGTTGCAGATTCCTTCAATTTCTCACTATACGCCTG GTGCATGCATGTGAGATTTATTTGATACCAAAGTTCGTGATGTTTTCAACTCCAGGCTTAACACAAGCTAAC TGATCCTTTGTGCAGAAAGACAACGGCAATGCAGAGGTTGAGTTGATGAAAGATGTACCGGAACTTCCTCACGTTACATCTCTATCATTACGAGTTATTGAAATGAACGAGATGTATGACATTGCTAGCGTGTTATGTGTTATTGGTCGGTGCAAATTTCTCAAACATCTCGAGCTTGACATCAAGATG GCACATTGTGAAGGACCTACAGAGGTCAGCAATCAAAATCAGAAGGATTACCATATCATCTCGTTAGAGCATCTTCAGGAGATAAAGATCACCTGCTCTTACATGCGAAACCATGAAGTTGGGCTGATCAAATTCTTACATACAAGCGCACCGGCCTTGAAGAAGATGAGGATAGCGTTCATATCGGGCTTTATGTGTTCCCAAAGCTTAGACATCTTCTTTATGCGTTCTCGAAGCTTAGAAatccttgaaaaaaaatgtgaagaaTTTCTACGTAGCATTGCTCTTGGTAAGAAAGGAAAATGG CATAGCAACAAGCTAATCCAGATCACGTTCCAGTTTTTTAATTCATGA
- the LOC127760672 gene encoding uncharacterized protein LOC127760672: MAAEAWRARFRERVVEAASRMARMERVQGHLAAAQGHLALAAPLLADNAAAAAARDRIQRVLGALGEASSDLAFAMSVMNGAKLLVFSDVIGIEQLGDQYFPEGNAGVVLHDSVEDVEEAFAMVDSCRSHLDAVLLLLDHPRLPGVDGLIQEELAAADGDLQAAIGNAELGTELAVGARQDVSGAN, from the coding sequence atggcggcggaggcgtggaGGGCGCGGTTCCGGGAGCgtgtggtggaggcggcgagccgCATGGCCCGCATGGAGCGCGTGCAGGGGcatctcgccgccgcgcagggGCACCTGGCGCTGGCGGCGCCGTTGCTCGCGgacaacgcggcggcggcggccgcgcgcgacAGGATCCAGCGCGTGCTGGGCGCGCTCGGGGAAGCGTCCAGCGATCTCGCCTTCGCGATGTCCGTCATGAACGGGGCCAAGCTCCTCGTGTTCAGCGATGTGATCGGGATCGAACAGCTGGGCGACCAATACTTCCCGGAGGGCAACGCCGGGGTCGTGCTCCATGACTCCGTGGAGGACGTGGAGGAAGCGTTCGCCATGGTAGACAGCTGCCGCAGTCACCTGGATGCGGTCCTCCTCCTGCTGGACCATCCGCGTCTCCCTGGCGTCGACGGCTTGATccaggaggagctcgccgccgccgatggtgaCCTCCAGGCCGCGATAGGGAACGCGGAGTTGGGCACCGAGTTGGCCGTCGGCGCCCGGCAGGATGTATCCGGCGCCAACTGA